The following nucleotide sequence is from Pseudomonas putida S13.1.2.
GGCGGTGAATACCGGTTTCTTCACCAACGGCCTGGGCTGGGGCAGCGGCACGGGGGCCAACCAGCTCAACCCGCTGGCCTTCGAGAGCCTGAGCGTGTTGCATGAGGTCGGGTTGAAAGTGGAGGCTGTGCCCGACCAGCTGTTCTTCACCCTGGCTGCCTACAAACAGGCGCGCGACCAGTCGCCGGACAGCAACAACAACATCGCCCGGCTGATCGTCAAAGGCTGGGAAGCGACCCTGCGCTACCAGGACCAGCACCTGCGCGGCGGCCTCAACCTCAGCCGCATCAGCGCCTACAACGAGTTCACCAGCCAGGCCGGGTTTGCCTCGGCCGGCTTTATCCCCGACAACGGCACCGTGTTCGGCGACAACAACAGCCTCAACCAGCGCCCGTCCGGCAAGTTCGATGCGGTGCAGATCCCCGAATACAACGCCGGCGGGTATGTCGACTACCGCTTCGACTCAGGGTTTGGCGTCGAGCTTTCCGGCTGGTGGACCAGCAGCTGGTACCTGAACCTGAGCAAGACGGTGAAAGTGCCGGACGAATACAACCTCGACCTTGCCGTGTACTACCGCCAGCCGCAATGGGGCGTGACGGTGCGCATGCTCAACGTTACCGACGAGCTGAATTTCGTCAGTGGCCTGGCTGGCTCCACCAACACCTTCTTGCAACCGATGCCGGGCCGCACGCTGCTGGCCCAGGTCGATTACCAATTCTGATTCCTCCTCAACCTGAAAGGCCTTCGCCATGTCCATTGAATTTGTCGGCATGATCTTCCCCCGCCAGTGGTCCGAGACCCGTGGCGTACGCACACCCGACTTCGACCTGCCATTCATCCGTCACCACGCCCGCGCCCATGAGCATGCCGGGTTCGACCGGGTGCTGATCGCCAGCGGCCCTGGTAGCGCCGACAGCCTGCAGATAGCCGCCTATGCTGCCGCGCACACCGAGCGCCTGGGTTTCATGATCGCCCACCGCCCGGCCCTGACCGCGCCGACGGTGGCCGCACGGGCATTCGCCACGCTCGACCACACCACCGGCGGCGGGCGCATCCGCCTGCATGCAATCACCGGTATCACCGCCGAGCCGCAGGAGGGGGACACGCTGCTGGACAAGACCGAGCGCTACCGGCGTGCCGACGAATACCTGGAGATTGTCCGTCGCACCTGGACGGCGGAGGAGCCGTTCGACTTCGAGGGCCGCTACTTCAATATCAAGGGTGCCTTTTCCCCGGTGAAGCCGCTGCAGCAGCCGCATATCCCGATTTCCTTCGGAGGCTCGTCCGACATCGCCTACCAGATCGCCGTCAAACATGCGGATTTGTATGCCCTGTGGGGTGAGCCGCTGAGCGGCGTGGCCGAGCAGATCGGCAAACTCAAGGCTGCCGCCAACGCCGCAGGCGTGGCGGCGCCAAGGGTCAGCCTATCGGTACGGCTGATCCTGGGTGCCACCGAGGAACAGGCCTGGCAGCGTGCCGAACAGATCCTCGCGCAGATCAAGGCCAACCCACAGTTTGCGGCCGACAGCCCTTGGCAGAAACGCATCAAGGGCACCGGTTCCGAACGCCTGCTGGCCGCCGCCGCCCGTGCCGACCGACATGATCGGGCGTTGTGGATGCCGACCGCGACTGCGGTGGGTGCCTATGGCGATACCACCGCGCTGGTGGGCACGCCGGAGACCGTGGCCCAGGCGCTGCTCGATTATGTCGACCTTGGGGTGACCACCTTTCTCAACCGGGGCTATGACCCGCTGTATGACACGGTGGACTACGGGCGCTGGGTGATTCCGGCGGTGCGCGAGGAGGTGCGGCGGCGCCAGGCCCGGTTTGTGGGGTGAATACGCAGCATGTGCACGCAATCACTGTAGGAGCGGCCTTGTGTCGCGAAAGGGCCGCAAAGCGGCCCCGGCAATCCAACAGTTGACGCTGAAATCCTGGGGCTGCTACGCAGCCCTTTCGCGACACAAGGCCGCTCCTACAGAAAGCACGACACGCAGGAAATCAGCCTGTCGAAAGGCTGGGCGAATGCTCCACCAGCGTGCGGGTATAAGCATCAACCGGCCGCCCCAGCACCTGATCGGCAATACCCTGCTCCACCACCCGCCCCTGGCGCAACACCAGCACACGGTCGGCAATCGCCCGCACCACCCCAAGGTCATGGGTGACGAACAACAAGGTCAGCCCCTCCCCCTGCAGGCGCTGCAGCAAGGCCAGTATCGACGCCTGCACCGACACATCCAGCGCCGAGGTGATCTCGTCACACACCAGCAACTTCGGCTCGCAGATCAACGCCCGGGCAATCGCCACGCGCTGGCGCTCACCACCGGACAAGCTATGCGGATACAAACCGGCCACACGCGCCGGCAGCGACACCCGCTCCAGCACGGCCTCGACCCGCTGACGCGCTTCACCACCGCGTACCCCGAAAAAGTGCGCCAACGGCGCGCTGAGCGTTTGCCCGATCGTCTGCCTCGGGTTCAACGCCCGATAGGGGTTCTGGAACACATACTGGATCTGGTGACGCAGCCGGGCATCACGTTCGCGCGCGGCAAAGGCCAAAGGCTCGCCAGCGTAGCTGAGTTGCCCCTGAACGTTTTCGCCCAGCCCGGCAATGGCCCTGGCCAGGCTGGTCTTACCCGAACCCGACTCGCCCACCAGCGCCAGGCACTCCCCTTGGCCCACCCGCAGGGAAACATCGAACAGCACCTGGCGATCGTAAGCGACATCCAGCCCGCTGACCTCCAGCAACACCGCTTCACCCGGCGCAGCAGCGGCCTCGGCAGCCACCTCACCAATGGGCAGCGGCTCTCGGTGCGGCACCAGGCAAGCCACCCGATGCCCGCCGTCATGCGCCAGCAACGACGGCTCGATCACTGAACACTCTGCACGACGCCTGCCGCAACGCGGCGCAAACGCACAACCATCCGGGCGCTGCCCCGGTGCCGGTGCATGCCCGGCAATCGCCTGCAACGGCTGGCGCCGGGCAATGTCGGGAATGGCCGCGAGCAAAGCGCGGGTGTAGGGATGCGACGGCGCGCGGAACAACGCCTCACGCCCGGCCACTTCCACCAGCCGCCCGGCGTACATCACCATCACCCGGTCGACCAAGTCACGCACCACCGCCAGGTCATGGGTGACGTACAGCGCCGCCACTCCTTGGTCACGGCACAGACGCTTGAGGGTCTGCAGCACATGCGCCTGAGTGGTAACGTCCAGTGCGGTGGTGGGCTCGTCCAGTACGATCAGCCGGGGCCGCAAGACAAACGCCAACGCCAGCATCACCCGCTGTTGCTGCCCGCCAGACAGTTGATGCGCAAACCGCCGCAGGAAACCGTCGTCATCGGGCAGGCCCACAGCCAGCAGGGTTTCGCCGATGCGCTGGCGCACAGCCGCACGCGACAGCGCAGGCTGGTGCGCCAACAGGGTTTCACCCAGCAAGGCCCCCAGGCGCAACGCCGGGTTCAGCGCCGTGGCCGGGTCCTGGGCTACGTAGCCGACCAGCCCGCCACGGGCCAGGCGCAAGGCCTCGCCTTCGAGCTCGAGCAGCGACTGCCCGGCCACCACCACTTGCCCGCCCACAATGCGCGCGCCCTGCCGGGCATGGCGCAGCAACGCCGTGGCCAAGGTGGTCTTGCCCGAGCCGGACTCACCCACCAGGCCGACAATTTCGCCTGCCGCAACGCTGAAGGACACCTCGGCCAGCACATCGACCTGCCCGGCCAGCTCTACCCGCAGGTCGCTGACCTGCAACACTTCACTGGCCACATTCAACAGCGCGCTCATGGCTGCTTCTCCCCAATCCGGGCACTGGCCCGGCCAATCCCTTCGGCAAAGATGTTGGTGCCGTAGGCAAACACCCCGATCAGCAATGCAGGTGCCAGCACGGCCCAGGGCTGCACCAGCAGGCCGGCCTGGTTTTCGTTGATCATCAAACCCCAGTCCGCCGCCGGCGGTGCCACCCCGTAGCCCAGAAAACTCAAGCCGGACAGCATGCCCACCGCCCAGGTCAGCATGTTGCCGAAGTGCACCAACAGCGGCGTGAGGATGTTCGGCAGGATTTCATGAAAGAGGATGCGCCACCGCGGGTACCCCATCATCTGCGCCGCCTCCACGTACTCCTGCCCGGCCACCGCCACGGCACTGCCACGGGCCAGGCGGACAACCCCCGGGGTAAAGGCGATGGCCACGGTCAGCACGATCAGCCAAGGTGCTCGGCCGAGCATGGACACGATCAGCAGCACCAGGATCAGGTCCGGGAACGCCAGCGAGACGTCGGCCGCCCAGCTGATCGCCTGGTCCAGCCGCCTGCGCGAGAACCCGGCCAACAGGCCCAGGCTGCCGCCAACCAGCAATGCGAGCGTGGCTGCTGCCACCGACATCCATAGCACCGACAGGCCGCCGCTGAGCAACCGCGAGAGCAGGTCGTGGCCCAGAAAATCGTGCCCCAGCGGTGCCCCCGCAGCCGGGGGGCCGTACACCGGCCCGACCATCGCCGTCGGCGCATAAGGTGCCAGCCAGGGGCCGAAAGCGGCCAGCAGCGCCACCAGCAAGGTGATCACAGCGCCACGCCGCACCTGGGGGTCGGCCAGCCAACGGGATTCAATCATGGGTCGCCTCCTGGGCAGGGGTGCTGCGTGCACGTCGCCACCAGGGGCGAATGCCGCGCCGTATACGGCGGATCATCCGCACCCGGCGCGCCGTGCGCAGCTTGGGGGTGAGCAATACCGTCAGCAGGTCGGCCAACAGGTTGATCAGCACCACCGCCAGGGTGATGACCAACACCACGCCCTGGATCATCGGCAGGTCGCGCATCTGGATCGCCGCGTTCAACGCAGTGCCGATACCCGGGTAACTGAAGATCACCTCGGCCAGCAGCGCACCGCCAACCAACGTTCGCAGGGTCAGGGCCACGCCCTGGATCGCGGGGGTCAAGGCATTGGGCAAGGTGTGCCGCCAGACGATGCGCCGTTCGGGGATACCACGCAGGCGCGCGGCAATCACATACTCGGACTCCAGCGCCTCGATCATCGAGGCCCGCACCATGCGCGTGAGGTACGGCAGCGCCGTCAGGCTCAGGGCCAGCACCGGTAGCACCAGTGACGGCCACTGCCGCCACAACGGCAACTGCGGGTCGAGGATCGACACCGCCGGCAGCCAGCCCATGCCCGGCATGGAAAACAACAGCACCAGGCCGATCGCCAGCAGAAAGCCCGGCGTGGCCTTGAGCAGGATCAACGCCGACAGGCCCCAGCGGTCCAGACGGCTGTCGCGGCGCAGGGCCAGGCTCACCCCCAGCAACAGGGCCACCGGCACCACCAGCGCCAACACCCCGACCAGCAGGGCAAGGGTGTGGCCCAACCGGCCGAACAGCAGCTGCGCCACCGGCACCTGTGAGTCCAGTGAAATGCCCAGGTCCCCACGTAGTGCTGCGCCTAGCCAACGCAGGTACTGCACCAGAATCGGCTGGTCGAGGCCCAGTTGCCGTTGCAGGGTGAGGATGCTTTCCAGCGGCGCATCCGGGCCGAGAATCACCCGCGCAGGGTCCGAAGGCAGCGCCTGGGTGGCGATGAACACCACCAGGCTGATCACCCAGGCCGTGAGCAACCCGTAACCGAGGCGGCCGATGAACCAGGCCAGCCAGGCCGGCGTGCGGGGCGTGTGTCGAGGATCAGGCATTGGGGTTCAACCAGAGTTCGTCAAAGCGCCAGGAGGCGAAGGTGGTCTGTTCCGGGGCAAGCCCGCCGACCTTGGACGACGCCGCATCGAGCACGTCGGAAAAGCCCCAGATCAGCAACCCGCCACGTTCGTGCTGGATGGCCTGGGCTTCGTGGACCAAGGCCGTGCGCCGCGCCAGGTCGGGCTGGGCCAGGGCTTGCTGGAACAGTTCGGTAAAGCGCGGGTCGTGGAAGTTGCTGCGGTTGTAGATGGCCTGCGGCGCATCGTTGTGCAGCGCCGAGGCAAGAAAGCCGCGCGCCGGGGTCGAGCCCGGCGACAGCTGCCAATGCTCGCGTTGCGGGCCGTTGAAGACCGAGCCGTCCACTTGATTGACCTTCACCTGCACCCCGGCCTTCAAGGCCTGCTGGGCAAACACCAGCGCGGCGTTGACGCCAGGCCCTGGCGTGGTGGTCAGTTCGACGCGCAAATCATCCTGCCCCGCCTGGCGCAGCAGCGAACGGGCCTGGTCCAGGTCGTACGGGCGCTGGGCAATGCCGTGGTTGTAGGTGGGGTCTTGCGGGGAATACAGGTCGTTGGCGACCCGGCCAAAGCCATTGAGCCCACGCGCCACCAACTCCTGGCGGTCGGCCAGCAGGCGGAACGCCTGGCGCACCCGCACATCCTGGAACGGCGCCTTGGCCAGGTTCAGGTTGAAGCCGGTGAACGAGGTGCTCGGCGAGGCGTACAGGCGCAGCCGTGGGTCGGCCTTGAGCAACGCACTGTGCTCAGCCTGCACAGCACTGGCCACATCGATCTGCCCGGCGCGCAGGGCTGCGGCCCGCGAAACCTGGTCCTTGAATTCGATTATTTCCAGTTCATCGGCATAGGGGCGGTTGGGCTTGTAGTAGTTTTCAAAACGGGTGTAGAGCGAGCGCTGGCCAGGTATGAAACTTTTCAGCCGATACGGCCCGGCACCGACCGGGTTGGTCACCGGGTGGTAGTCGGTGGGGACGATGCCGCCGAAGCTGATCAGCGTTTCATCCAGCGGGTAGAAGCTTTGCCCCTGCTTGAAACGTATTTCGACAGTGCGCTCGTCCAGCTTGCGCAGGGCCTGCCGATCGATAGCGCCGACCAGCCCGGCAAATGGCGAGGCCAGCTGCGGGTCGGTCAGGCGCAGGATCGAGAACAGCATGTCGTCGGCGGTGATGCTTTTGCCGTGGTGAAACTCCAGCCCAGGCTTCAGGCGAATGGTCCAGGCGCTGGCATCGGCATTCGGCTCGGCGAACTCGGCCAGCGCCAGGCGCGTGCTGACGTCGGCGTTCCATTCCCAGAACTTGGCGTACAGCGCCCAGCCCCGGATGATGCCACCGCCCACCGGTTTGTGCGCATCAAGGTTGCCGGCCTGGTCGCCATCGATAATGCCCACCCGCAAGCGCCCACCGCGCACCGGCGTGCCCGGCAGCGCCGCACTGGCGGCTGCCGGCGCGCCGCTGTCGCAGCCACTGAGCAGCCCGCCGCCGAGCAGCACGCTGCCGCCAACGGCCAGGCTGTTGCCGAGAAACACCCGGCGCGAAAACAGCTCGCTCATCACCCTCTCCTTACGCCGGTTGCGCCACGCCAGGCTTGCTGGCCGCGCCCAGGCGCGGCACCTCGAAGCCATGGTCCAGGTCCAGTAGCGGGAACAGCAGGTCTGCCACCCGGTGCGCCTCATCAATCAGCGGGAAGCCCGACAGGATGAATGCCGACGTGCCCTGGGCCTCGTATTCACGGATGCGCTCGGCGACCTGTTCGGCGCTGCCGACCAGGTAAGTGCCGGCTGCAGGGCCGAGGATGTTGAAGCCGAACAAGCTGGGGCCCAGCCAGACGTTGGGGTAGATTTCCAGCTCGCGGGCTGTGGGCAGGCGCCCGGCGCGGATGCTGTCCAGGTTGCGCTGGATGCGCGGGTCGTCGCTGACGTAGCTGTCGAAGGTTTGCCCGGCAGGCAACTGGCGTTCGATGGCCGCGCGCGCGGTGGCCAGCGAGGTGCGCTGCAACAGGCGCTCTGCATGGGCCCAGGCCTCTTCCTCGGTTTCGCGCACGATCACTTGCAGGCGGGTGCCGTAGGTCAGCTCACGGCCGATCTTCGCCGCCTCGGCCGCCACCCGGCGGAACTTGTCGCCCAGCTTTTGCGGGGTGTCGGCGAAGCTCAGGTACACGTCCAGCAACTGCACCGAATGGGCTACGCCCGGTGCGGAAGTACCAGCGCCCCATAGCGGGATGCCGGGCTTTTGCTTGGGTGAGTGCCAACCGCCCAGCGGGTGATGGGCTGCGGCTGGCGAACGGGGTGACAACTTGACGTAGCGGCCGTCGTAACCCGCCGTTTCGCCGGCGTAGAAGCTTTGAAAGGCGCGCCAGTATTCCAGGCTGAAGTCGTAGCGTTCATCGTGCGGGTAATGCACGCCCAGGGTAGCCAGGCCGGCGTCGTTGCCGTTGACCACGTTGAACAGCAGGCGGCCGTTGGAGAACTGGTCAAAGGTGAGCGCCCATTTGGCCAACACCGCTGGCGACAACTCGCCCGGGTGCTGGGCGACCAGAAAGCGCAGGCGCTTGGTGGCGTCGATCAGCGCTGCCGACACGGCCAGGCTTTCGTTGGGGCTGGAGCCGAGCAGCGAGCCGTAGTAGCCCAGGCGGTCGGCGGCGATGGCCAGTTGCTTGAGGTGTTCGAAATCGGTGTGCCAGCGGCCTTCGGGCTCCCAGGGATAGGGGCCGTCGGGGGTGGTGAGGTACCAGAGGATTTTTACTGCCATGGGGCTGGATCCTTTTCAGATGAGGTGGTTGAGGGCAGGCCCCTGGGGCTGCTGCGCAGCCCTATCGCGACGCAAGGCCGCTCCCACATTGGTCGGCGTACGCAGGCCCTTGTGGGAGCGGCCTGGTGTCGCGACAGGGGCGCAAAGCGCCCCCAGCGATCGCATCAGTTGCGCCGATCGATGCCTGGCACCAAGCCCAGTTCGGTCGCACGGTCGTACAACCCGCTCATCTTCCACTGCTGGGTCAGCACCCCCGGCCCGTAAGGCCGCGACCCGCCCAGGGCATCGGCCAGCAACTGGATCTGCGCCCCCTCCTCCAGCAACAGGATGAACTCCGCCGTGGCCCGCAGCCCCTGCTTGCCCCACACCGTGGAGCCGCCGTTGGCTTCCAGAATGGCCAGGTTGAACGGGTTCTCGGCGATCTTGTCGAGGATGAAGTCCACCTCGGCCTGGCGCCGGTCGATGTACACCGGCAGCTCGCGGGCCAGCTGGTAACGCTGCACCGGCACGTAGTGGAACGGCAAGGTGCGGTGGGTTTGCGCCCAGGCACCCAGGTACGGGCTGTGCACATGCGACACGGTGGTGACGTCGGGGTGGGTCTGGAACAGCTTGGTATAACGCCCAAGGCCGCCTTTGCCCTTGCCGACAATGACGTTGCCGGCAAAGTCGGTGACGGTGGCCTGCAGCGGCTTGCGGTGGTTCCACGGCCCGCCGTAGTTCACCGACACCAGCAGCTCCTCACCCGGCACACGCTCGATGAAGCCGACCGTGCCATTGGCGGTGATGGTGTTGGTTTCGCGAAATACGCTGAAGGCCGCTTCGGCTTCGGCCACTACCTGGTCGATGAAGGCTTGCAGTTCGGCAGTGACGGGGCGTTCGTTGATCAGTACGGTCATGTTCAATCTCCAGTCAGGTCAGGCGCGGCGTTGGGCCAGCAGTTCATGGGCAGCTTGCAGAGGCCGCGGGTCGACCCAGTCGGCGATGTCGAAATCGGCTTCGAGGAAGCCGTGCAGGTACAGGAAGTCTTTTTGTGTGCCGAGGAAGGCCAGTCGCTGTGCGGACAGGTCCGGCGCCAGCGTGGTGTGGAAGTCACCGCGGTAGGCCTCGGCCACGCCCTGGCTGCCCGCGCGGGTTTCTTCTTCGAGAATGCGGTTGAGCGCGTCGCGGTTGCCGGCCGCCCACTCGGCGGCACGCAAGGTCTGGGCGAGGAAGCGCACCACCAGGTCGAAATGGTTGTCGAGCAGGCGCTGATGCACGGTGATCGGCCGGGGGTGCCGTTGTTGATGCGGTGGCGTGGGTCGGGCAGCAGGTCGAGGTCGACGCCGACCACCAGGCCCAGCCGGCGTGCGGCATCGGCCGCCGCCGCGCCTTTCACGTACACGGCATCGACTTCCCCGCGCGCCAGGTATTCCAGCCCCGACCATAGCCGCTGCAAGCCCAGCTCCGGGGTGGCGGCACTGGCCTGGTCGAGCAGGGCCACTTCCACCAGTTGCACGTCATCCAGGTGCAGGCCTGCCGAGGCCAGGGCGCCTTTGTAACCGTGAAGGCTCATGGCCCGGGCAATGCTGCCTGGCCGGCTGTCGCCCCAGGCCGGCAGCGCCAGGCGTTTGCCGCGCAAGTCTGCGGCGCTGCGGATGCCGGAATCCGGGCGGACCAGGATGGTTTGCCATTCCTCGATCCAGGTCAGGCCGATCAGCCGGCTGGGCGAGCCGGCCGCACGTGCTGCCAGCGCCGGCACATTCCCGCCTTCGCGAAACAGCCCGGGCAGCTGGTGATCGTAGTGGTGATGGCCAAGCTGACGGGCCTCCTGCAGGGTCGAGACAGGCAAGCCATCGGCGGCGAACTCTTGCTCAAGCCAGCCGAGCTTGTAGGCCAGGCCTGAGGCGGTGGGCACCGGGCAACGCGTGAACCAGATGCGTTCCAGGGCGGAGGGGTCGTCTGCCAGGCGTTTTGCTGTGGGGGTTGCGAAGGTCATGGGGTGGCTCCTTGGGCGTCGTGCAAGCACCATTGCAGTGTGCGTGCCAACCGCTGGAGGTCTTGATTTACATGGGATTGGTTGTTTCGCCAGGTCGTTGGGTGCTTGGCTGGGAGCAGGATTGCGGGTGGGGTGCTGCCAGATCAGCAGGGTGGCTGCTGCTGGGGCAGCAAGAGGTTATACAAGCCGCGCAGCATGGGGCCTGAAGAGGGGTGGCAAAGATATTGCTCTAGGGCTTGGTACCGCGGTGTGGCCATTCGCGGGCATGCCCGCTCCCACAAGGGCCAGCACAACCCTCAAGGGCAGTGCCGCCCCTGTGGGAGCGGGCAAGCCCGCGAAACAGGCGCACTGGCCCTTCAGACAATTCGAGACCCCTCCATGAGTGCCATAGAACCTTCCCCTGCCCGCCGCCTCACCAGCGAAACCGAAGCCATCGAAACCGCCCGCCAGGTCGCCGCGCAAATCGCCGAACTGGCCGCCGACCCGCGCAATAATGGCCAGCTCCCCCACCGCCAGGCCGAGCTGTTGTCCAGCAGCGGCCTGACCGCCATCGCGGTGCCCGCCCAGTTCGGCGGCCTCGGTGCCTCGGTGCAGACCGTGGTCGAAACCGTGCGCCTGATCTCCACCGCCGACGGCGGTGTCGGCCAGTTGCTGCAAATTCACAACGTGATGCTGCGGGGCATCTTTACCGGCTACCCCGATGAAGTACGCGACCGGCTGATTGCCGACGTGCTCGCTGGCAAGCGCTTCGGCAACGCCCTGGCCGAAGTCGGCGGCAAGAACAAGTTCGCCCTCAAGACCCGCGTCGAGCGCCGCGCCGATGGCCAGTGGGTACTCAACGGCAGCAAGTTCTACTCCACCGGTTCCTACCTGGCCGAGTGGATCTCGCTGACCGCCGCCAGCGAAGACGGCGGCGTCGGCGTGCTGCTGCACCGCGATACCCCCGGGCTGACCCTGATTGATGACTGGCAAGCCTTCGGCCAGCAGAACTCGGTAAGCGGTACGGTGAACTTCGACAACATCGTGCTCGACGAGCGCTACCTGACCCGCCGCAGCGGGCCGATGAAGCGCACTGGCCTGACCTTCCCGCAGATCCTCCACGCCGCCATCGACACCGGCATCGCCGCTGGCGCCTTGCAGGCCGCTGTCGAGTACCTGCGCGAGCATGCCCGGGCCTGGGTGGAGAGCGGCGTCGAGCGCGCCAGTGACGAGCCGCATGTCATTCGCCAGATCGGTGAGTATGCCGTGGCGCTGCGCGGCGCCGAGTCGGTGCTGCGCGAGGCGGCGCGGGTGTTCGACGAACACGAGCGCGACCCGGAGAACAAGGCGTTGCAGGATGAGCTGATCCTGTCGGTAGCGACCGCCCGTGCGCATTCCGATGCTGCATCGCTGAAGATTTCCAGCGACCTGTTCTCGTTGCTGGGGGCCAGCGCTTCGCTGAGCAAGTGGAACCTCGACCGCTTCTGGCGCAATGCCCGGGTGCACACCACCCACGACCCGATCCGCTGGCGGCTGCACAACGTGGGCAACTACTACCTGAACGGGGCAGACCCGGGGGAGTACACGGCGGTGCTCAATGCCAAGGAGAGCCAGGGTGCTACCCGCCGTTGAGCCGGGTTTGGGCGGGGGCGCTTTGCGCCCCTATCGCGACACAAGGCCGCTCCTACAAGGGCGGCGTCGCATTCGGATCGAGCATTTACATGAACCACCCGCTTCTTCGGGCATTGGCCATCTACCGCGAAATGCCTTGGCGCTTTGCTCTGGTCACTGCCTTGTACATCGCCGGCAACCTCGGCCTGGCCTGGCAACAGTGGCTGATCGGCCATGCGGTCGATGATGTCAGCGCCGGCCGCGCCGTGCTGCGCCTGGCCGACGGCAACCTGGACGCCAGCGTGGCCTGGCACTGGTTGTGGTTGCTGCTGGCCATCGCCCTGGGCCGCGGCCTGCTGCAATACGCCGCCGCCGTGCTGTCGCTGGTGCTCAGCCAGGCCCTGCTCACGCGCCTGCGTGAACGTATCCTCAGCCAGGTGCAGCGCCTGCACCTGGGCTATCACTGGCAGCACGGCATGGGCGAACTGGTCACCCGCACCACCCGCGATGCCGACAAAGTGCGCGACGCGCTGATCACCTTCTGGCGGCAGATCATCGAAACCCCGCTGGTGGTAATCGTCGCGGTGGGCCTGCTGAGTTGGTACGACCCGCTGCTGGGGCTGGTGCCACTGCTGCTGACCGGCGCCGGGCTATGGCTGTTCGTGGTGCAGACCGATCGCCTGGTCACACTCGACCGCGCCGTGGCCTCTGCCTACGACCAGGTCAGCCAGGACCTGGCGGAAGGCATCGGTGGCGTGCGGGTAATCAAGGCCTTTGGCCTGGAACAGCAGCGCATTGCCCGCTTCGCCCGGCAGGTGGAGGTGTTCACCGGCCATGCCCGCGCCGCCCTGGTCTACGCCAGTTCGCGCATTCCGCTGCCGCAGGCGGTGGTGGCGCTGGGGCATGTGTGGATCCTGGTGTACGGCGCCCATCGCGTAGCAGCCGGCGCGCTGGGCATCGGCGAGCTGGTCACTTCGCTGCTGGTGGCTACCACGCTGGTGTTCCGCATCGAAGGCATAGGCCGGGTAATGCAGACCTTCGCCGATGCCCGCGCCAGCGCCGAACGCATCTGGCAACTGCTGGACGAACGCCCGGCCATTGTCGGCGGCCATGCCACCCTGCCTGCGGGGCCGTTGGGGCTGAAGCTTGACCAGGTGCAGGTCAGTGCGGCAGAGGCTGGCCGGCCTGTCCTGCAGGGCTGCTCGCTAACCCTGCTGCCCGGTGAAGTGGTGGCGTTGGTCGGCGCCACCGGCACCGGCAAAAGCCTGCTGGCCAGCCTGCTGCCACGTTTGGCCGATGCACAGCACGGCAGCGTGCAGGTCGGTAGCGACACTGCCGGTTGGCACAACGTGCGCGACCTCGACCTGGCCGACCTGCGCCGCCGCGTGCAAGTGCTGCCGCAGGAAAGCTTTCTGTTCTCCGACAGCCTGGCCGCCAACCTGCGCATGGCCGCACCGCAGGCCAGCGACGCCCAGTTGCGTGAAGCATTGCGCCTGGCCGCCGCCGAGGATGTGCTGGAACGCCTGCCCCACGGCCTGGACACCCCGTTGGGCGACCGCGGCGTGACCCTGTCCGGCGGCCAGCGCCAGCGCCTGTGCCTGGCCCGGGCGCTGCTGGGCGCGCCGGACATCCTCTGCCTGGACGACGCCACCAGCGCCCTGGATGCCCTGGGCGAACGCCAGGTGCTGCACAACATCCGCCGCCTGCACAGCGCCAGCGGCCAAGGCCCGACCTTGCTGCTGATCACCAGTCGCCTCTCCACCCTGCTGCTGGCCGACCGCGTGCTGATGCTGGAAAACGGCCGCATCACTGCCAACGGCAGCCATGCCGAGCTGTGCACGAACAACGCCCATTACCGCGACTTGCTGGGGATCGACCATGACTGATGCGCAGCACACCCCCGCCAGCGATATCGACA
It contains:
- a CDS encoding ABC transporter ATP-binding protein; translation: MNHPLLRALAIYREMPWRFALVTALYIAGNLGLAWQQWLIGHAVDDVSAGRAVLRLADGNLDASVAWHWLWLLLAIALGRGLLQYAAAVLSLVLSQALLTRLRERILSQVQRLHLGYHWQHGMGELVTRTTRDADKVRDALITFWRQIIETPLVVIVAVGLLSWYDPLLGLVPLLLTGAGLWLFVVQTDRLVTLDRAVASAYDQVSQDLAEGIGGVRVIKAFGLEQQRIARFARQVEVFTGHARAALVYASSRIPLPQAVVALGHVWILVYGAHRVAAGALGIGELVTSLLVATTLVFRIEGIGRVMQTFADARASAERIWQLLDERPAIVGGHATLPAGPLGLKLDQVQVSAAEAGRPVLQGCSLTLLPGEVVALVGATGTGKSLLASLLPRLADAQHGSVQVGSDTAGWHNVRDLDLADLRRRVQVLPQESFLFSDSLAANLRMAAPQASDAQLREALRLAAAEDVLERLPHGLDTPLGDRGVTLSGGQRQRLCLARALLGAPDILCLDDATSALDALGERQVLHNIRRLHSASGQGPTLLLITSRLSTLLLADRVLMLENGRITANGSHAELCTNNAHYRDLLGIDHD